In Deferribacterota bacterium, the genomic window CCTACAACAACATAATGGTGAGGTTCCTTATTGGGTTTATATTTTTTATAAAAATCCTCAGTAAATAAAGCTGCTGACGAATTAAACAATGAAGAGAGGGAACTCATAAGAGCTGCAGCCAAACCGGCAACAACTAAACCCTTAAAACCAGCTGGCAGTAATGTACTTACTAGTGTAGGAAATGCTGCATCAGATGATTCCAAAGTTATAATACCCTTTTTATCTAAAGCAAAGGCAATCATTCCTGGAATTAAAAATATAAAAACTGGAGTAAGTTTTAAATAAGCGGCAAATATCGCCCCTCGTCTTGCCATTTTCATATTTTTTGCCGATAAAACCCTTTGCACTATATATTGATCTGTACACCAATACCAAAATCCAATTATTGGAGCAGCAAAGAGTACACCAGTCCATGGAAAATCTGGATCACTACTAGATCTAACAAGTGTCATCATTGTATCACCATTATAGCCTGTTTTTACACTATCACAGATTGCTACCAATTCAGACCAACCACCTAGTTTTATTAAACCAATAATAAGAATCAGTGCACAACCTAATATAATAATTGGTGTTTGTATAACAGATGTATACAATACAGCCCTCATTCCCCCAGCTATTGTATAAAGGCCTGTTATAATAACTAAGCCTATTGCACTTATCCAAAAAAAATCTATCCCCCACAGCGTATCAATACCTAAACAATACTTAAAAACAATCCCACCTGCATAAACTGTTACTGCAACTTTCGTAAGAACATAGCTAATTATTGAAATAACTGACAATATATACCTAGATCGTGAATCAAATCTCCTTTCTAAAAATTCTGGCATTGTAAAGACTCTGCACTTTGAATAAAAAGGAACAAAAACCCATCCTAGTATTAATATCAACCAAGCATGCATTTCCCAATGTGCCATAGCCAAACCAGATTCAGCTCCTGCTCCTGCTAAACCCACTAAATGTTCAGAACCAATATTTGAAGCCCAGATAGACA contains:
- a CDS encoding sodium:solute symporter; its protein translation is MVAFGLLDWIVLVLSFIGLFAIIFWVVYIKQETDTDYFLASRAAGWLVIGMSIWASNIGSEHLVGLAGAGAESGLAMAHWEMHAWLILILGWVFVPFYSKCRVFTMPEFLERRFDSRSRYILSVISIISYVLTKVAVTVYAGGIVFKYCLGIDTLWGIDFFWISAIGLVIITGLYTIAGGMRAVLYTSVIQTPIIILGCALILIIGLIKLGGWSELVAICDSVKTGYNGDTMMTLVRSSSDPDFPWTGVLFAAPIIGFWYWCTDQYIVQRVLSAKNMKMARRGAIFAAYLKLTPVFIFLIPGMIAFALDKKGIITLESSDAAFPTLVSTLLPAGFKGLVVAGLAAALMSSLSSLFNSSAALFTEDFYKKYKPNKEPHHYVVVGRIATTVIVILGILWIPIMRGLGEVLYRYLQDVQSLLAPGIAATFLLGVFSKRVNSHGAFYGLLAGMVLGLFRLFLNVIGIPEDTLLYNIFLSHNWLHYCIYLFILCIILILGISYLTSKPSDEKVANLTIYTITKEDRKEIRSTWNKWDVIHTVIILAFIVWFYAYFWK